The Vicia villosa cultivar HV-30 ecotype Madison, WI unplaced genomic scaffold, Vvil1.0 ctg.000001F_1_1_4_unsc, whole genome shotgun sequence nucleotide sequence CTGTAGATgcatttctggaaaaaaaaaactaaatttttttttaaaaaaatgcttCCGGAGATCCATCTACGAAAGTACGAGGTCAAATTTGTCAATTCGGTGGTACACCTAAATGCTATGTGGTGGGTGAGaaattttctcaaaattttaCATATTGTATTATATATTGATTTTAAACACAGCACTGCAAAACCTTTAacaaatttataattatatatttatttgaaagATAAATTGTAGTTATATGATAAAAGGGAGGGGACAAAACGTATATGAGTGAATATTTAGCacaatgaaaatttgaaatatttatttaatttggacATTTAGATAATAATTGGATTTCAaccaaattcaaaaataaaatatggttGGATAGCCAATCATACGTAAATAAACCGGTTTATAACCATAAATCAAATCCGGATATTTAACGAAGATTTAGATCTAGTAATAAATTTAGCCGTCATAATCGAATATTTTGCACACCTTTTATCTGTATCTAAATTTTTGAATTAATGCATGAATTCTATGAGTTTCAAAGATTAGGGAGGATCGTGGTAAGAAAACAGTCTCAGTCTTTCTGCAACTCCTCATCGAAGACGTATACTTACTACATATGTTCTCTCACATAAATCAGAGGAGCGGTTTTCTCCAGCAGCCTTGTCCAAAACATCCCCTTTCAAAAACACCTAATCTGTCATTGGCCTGTGATGGACATGGGCTCATCGCACCCGTCCGTTCCGTCGTATGACCCTTTCATGTCACTTATGAACTGATCGTATCATGTGGTGTTTCTCTCTATAACCCAATAAAAATTATCCCAATCCTTGAATACTTAAATACATATATGTTAAAGATTGTAAATAAGATCTAAGTTAATTCATTAAGCTTAATTAAGTGGTTGGTTTCGGAAACATGTGAATGGGAACACTACTAGATTAATCCTTTTCCACCTTTCATGAAATGCACAAGCATATGGAATATACACAAGTTAAGAATGTTATGACAGATATACAACCATATTGCTTATAAGATAAAAATATATCATCTAACTTATTTTCAAATTCTATAATTCTACTATTCTAGCAGTATAAACATTTCTTTAACATTTCCAAATTTCATAATTCTAGCagtataaacatttttttaaagacTAAACATATTTGACTAAAGCAACAATAACCTACACTGAAAACATTACATTCAATCATATAACTCCAAGTCAGTGATTTTTATGTCGATCCAAGTAAATGATTCAATAAAAAACAATGAACAGTATAGTGCCAATATACAGTATTGTTATTTAGCTACATTGATTGGTGTAACACAGTGTTGAATGTGACCCACGACAAAGATTTATCAAAATTTCAAGATTTTGTATGCACTATATAAACATCTTAACTCACCCATTTATTGTAAGTGGAGTGTGAAGCAGTAGTAGCATGCAGCAGTAGTACAATCTTTGAAACATGGCAAACTATGCTATAGCCAATGTTTTAATCCTTTTCTTAAACTTGAGTACCTTACTCAATGTTCTTGCTGCTCCTTATTGTCCTACACCATCTCCTAAGCCACCAACGCACCACACTCCTGTTGTTAAACACCCAGTTGAAAAGCCACCAAAGAATCATCCTCCTAAACCATCACCAAAACCGCCACATGTTTACCCTCCTCATCATCCTAAACCTCCAACAGTACATCCACCTCACGTTCCAAAACCCCCCACAAAGCACCCACCTTATGTACCAAAACATCCGCCACCTGTTGTGAAACCACCTCATGGTCCTAAACCACCTTATGTACCAAAACATCCGCCACCTGTTGTGAAACCACCTCATGGTCCTAAACCACCGGTTGCGCCTGTAACGCCACCATATAGTCCTACTCCACCTGTTGTGAAACCGCCTCACGTGCCGAAACCACCAGTTGCGCCAGTAACACCACCATATGGTCCTACTCCACCTGTGGTGAGCCCACCTCATATTCCTAAACCACCCATTGCGCCAATAACGCCACCATATGGTCCTACGCCAAAACCGCCAACTATTACTCCACCAACACCACCAGTGATTACACCACCAACACCAAAACCACCTGTT carries:
- the LOC131621314 gene encoding early nodulin-75-like, encoding MANYAIANVLILFLNLSTLLNVLAAPYCPTPSPKPPTHHTPVVKHPVEKPPKNHPPKPSPKPPHVYPPHHPKPPTVHPPHVPKPPTKHPPYVPKHPPPVVKPPHGPKPPYVPKHPPPVVKPPHGPKPPVAPLRQ